TAAAGAGTATCAATAATTATTATTCAAGTACTATTGCACTTTTGGATTTATCGAAGAAATACCTCAAACAACTGATTTATATTGTCCGCAGTCTTGGCAGATGTCTCAATAAAGAACATCCCATTCTTCTCTGCATAGTCAATGCCATCCTTCAAGAATAAAACAACACGAGTTAGAAGATAACACCAATTGAATAATTCAATATGCATAAAGGTATTTCCGTTCATTTAAATTTGGCACTAACTTGGACTGGTACTTCGCGCTTTTCCTGAAGGTCGGCTTTATTACCAACCAAGGCCATCACTATACCTGGGCTCCCATGCTTTTGTAGCTCCTGTCAGATGAtagaaaacattaattttggcAACTTGAGGGCATAAAAAGTTCCAAGCTTTGACAAAGTTGAAGTGACACGAGTTTTGATAATAGTTTGTTACCTTTTGAATTCTAGAACAAGCAGAATATAAAccaaagttaaaaatttaaaatcatataataGTTTTAACAACTTTAAGGCTTTCGGAAAGAAACGAAAAGGGGGAAGGGCGGGAACAGTGAGGCGAGGGGATGAAGACATTGATGGGTCTTCATTAGAAAACAAAGATGGCTATGGAAAATCCATTGTAAAGCAACACTTGCCAGTGAACTTAGAGAAAAGTTAATTATCACTAGTATAAAAGGAAAATTCATAAAAAGGGGGTATCCTAAAGCtgtatcaataacatatgcaatgCGGAACAGGTCCAATGAgccaaaacaaaataaattaatctGCACTGACTAGATAATTTGGGTTAGATTCATTCAGAAACCGAATCAATGTTCAAACTCTCAAAAGAGGAGTAGCAGGTAGTTAGATAACCCGATTAGACAGTTGTGTTACAATCTTGAGCAGATGCATTGTTCTCAGCATTGCACGTGAGAGATCTAAATTTTCAATCGAATGGCAcaattgaaaacatgattttgggaCGACAATAATTACATCATTTGAAATGTACAGTATTTTCTTTATAAAAGAAAAATCAGTCTATACCATGGACAGTACTtcaggagaaaaaaaaaaaaaaaaaaagacaaaagacCTTTAGGAAACTTTTCTTTGGCCAAACTATaggaaatttaataataaaaaagaattaAGTTCCTTTTGGCATACATGataggaaaaaaaaatcaaacttgaACTGCAACACCATCTTACTGAGACTACTAGTTTAAGCCTTTGCAAAGAAATATGAGGAAGATAACCAAAATTTCGAAAAACAAGAAACGACTTTAAAATAAGGGCAAGAGGAGCAAAAATCTGGAATTTTAGCAGTTTGCACTATTAAATACCATACATACATTAGTAAATATTAAAGAATGTCACACCAAAGACAATAATAATATTCAGATAGTTTCTCCAAATGCTTCTCTAGAGCCCTTCAGAACTCAAACTTAGATCTTCCATGCAATATGCTATCACAACAAGAATACTGCTCCAAAACCATGTAAAAGCTCATTGTGATGCAACATGCAACCACTAGGCTATACTGTTATTTTGAAAAGTGTTGTCTGAAAATTTTCACATTCTAAAATGAAGAAAGCATAGTAAtccagaaaagaaaaagaaaaatcacaATTGCAAGCTCAGAAACTACCTTAACCCAATACTGTGCTTTGGTGAAGGACTCTGGACTAGTTATATCATACACAATAACTGCAACTCCAGCTCCTCTGTAGTAGAGAGGTGCCAATGCAGCATACCTGACAGAAACAAAGTAAACAATTAACTCTTTACCGACAAAGGAGTgattatagaaaaataaaatgcACAAAATAAACTAAATTATAATCTCAATTATGGTGAAAAATAGATGAGGTCAGAGGATCATAATATAATGTacttttggtatgaaattgatgaATGAACATGAAAATCGACATGGTATTCGAGAATCATACCTCTCTTGTCCAGCAGTGTCCCATATTTCAAACTTAACAGTAGTTGAATCTTGCAAAGCTATTGTCTGTGACAAGAATGAAGCTCCTACAGTTacctgaaattttaaaagattgacAAATCAAAGAAATCTCATCAGAATATAACTTTTTCATCCTCAGAGATAATATGCTAACACCAATCCGTTAGAATATGGTTGGAGAACATGAAGCTAAAAAAGAAAAGCCAGAAGACAATATTATAAGTTGATGGCTTAAAAGAAAACTCCTTACCTTAGATGTAGGGTCAAACTGGCCACGAACAAAGCGAAGAACAATACAACTTTTTCCAACTCCAGAATCACCTAACAAGACCAGCTGTGTGCAGCAAAAAGACATCAAAAGTTAGTTGCATAATTAGAAAGTAATTGAAGGAGATCATGGTCATAGTAATTAGTAGTCAACAGTATACTAAAGAGATACTTTGTTAAAAATTACAGAATTATCAAAGTTAGTTTTCAGCATTTGCAACTAGGTAATATAGTCAATCTTTTACATAATATTTTCAAGATCAAATGCTAAATAGAAGTCACCAAACATGCTAAACAAATTACCAGGTTCGTCAAGGTGCTGCACCTCAGCACCATGCGGCAAAAATACCTCGGGCCCTTTTGGCTGAGGCGCATTTTTCATTGATTGTACTTATAATAGCAAGAAATGGGAAAATATCAAACACTTCACTGCTCAATGTTCGAATACTCAACCACTGACATGGACCTAAAAGAAATATTTACCTTTACGCGTAGATTTTTGGCATCGGGACCTTCAGGATTGTCCGCGTTGTTAAGTCCAGTGGACCGCCCGGAACTCCGATCTACAACCAATAAAAGAACCGACCAAAAACAAAAAGAACCAAAATTTGAACAACTACTCATAAAAGGGTAATCAAATTCCAAGCAATTCAGCAACACCCAAAGCTAACTACAAAATACCCAATTAAATCACCAACTACCAAACCCAAAATTCCCAAATCAAATTCAACAACGTTTTCACCTCAAAACCAAAGAAATCAACCTAATTACAAAGATCAACCAATCCTATTTGCAGATGAATAAGAAAAACcctaaaaactataaaaaaaaaacccaaaagaaaaaaagaatcgAAAAGAAAATCAAGGTAATTGGGTAGGGATTTTACCTGGGAGAGAAGAAGAGCAACCCATGAAGAAGGATAAATTGCTATAAGTTTCTACGTAATAATTTGATTTAAAGCTTTAAAGCAGTGGATAAAAGAACAAGATTTTGAATTTTGATTCCTATTTTTGATTGATTTTAGTGCAAAAATGGGCAATGGGCAATTCCTAATTGCAAAAAGGCGTTAATGGCAGGCTGGTAGGATTTTCACTCACCGTAGTCCTTTTAGGCTTTAGCTTTGGGGTCAAATATTGATTTAGCTCATCAATTACGTCCTCCAATTTTCATTTCCAcggaaacttttttttttcttttggtttcattttgcatttttattggtaaattcattaaattttttaaaatttttgcggattttttatttatatttaaaatttgtgattaaatattaaaaaataatattatttttaaaattcgaaTATGTATTCTCTTTTAAGTTCAAGACTTATTGATAATTGATTGCACATTTTTAGATTATATTTGGTAGTCCTTTCTCAActcataaataaaagaataatatatTTCAGCATACTGGAACTACATTCTTATAAATTAATAGCAATATCTATGCTAATCTAGTTAAGACTCAATCAGTATCCTTCCACTTTTATGTAAGAGGAAAAGTTACAGGTAACTATGTTCCAACTGAGGTATTCCTAAATGAGaatcatttcaaattcaaaaagTTGATTTTTTTAATTCGAGTCTTTTTAAATTATAATCATGTTTAGatgtaattgattttttttatttgttggaTTGTATTTCGAAAGCTATTAGATGTTATTATAAAAGATATTAAGtctttgaatatttttatttgtGTTTTATCATGCATGATGTATGGGTCTTCTATCTTAATTTGTGCGTAGACTTGTTCATGGGCTACTCATTCAATTTTAAAGGTCCGTCCGAAATTTAAGAGGTTTGGACAAAATTATGAGGCTCAAAAATAGGCTTAGGCAAAAAAAATtggtttatttaaaatatgggtcAGACTCGGGCTTGAACATTGAAAGCCCGACCCGACTCGCTTTTAAATTTAtactaaatatattaaaaaataaacttatactaaatatataatattactctaatataaacattaaaataatgttaagatgactatataaaatttttaataaataaaaaataaaattattaatattaaataatataatataatattttaaaaaatatttaaaatataatatgtatgGATCTAAAATGAGCTTGGATTAACTAAAATGAGTTTGGATTAATCTTTTACAAAAATGGATAAGTCTAAGCAAACTTTTAAACCTTTATTTCGAgttgagttaaatttaaataaatataaaatatattaatattatattcagACTCAATCTAAACTTGACCCAAATCAACCATCGTAACTCTATTTGTGCGTATAcgttatttcaaatttttataatagtaaatcTTTCGAATATTATTGATATGATTTATTTTCTCATTTAGCTATTATTTTAATCTCAGTTGGCTAATACACATAGATATGATTAATTTCCCCATAATTTCCACATGGCGGCGAAATTCAATGTCCACATAATTGAAAAAGCAAATTAGAACTTATGGATTTTTCTTTGGTTAAATCTGCTTGTGTCCTAtactttgtaaaatttatagATTTAATCCCTATATTTTAATTAGTTATTTTTAGTTCCTATACTTTTCAAAGTTTAAAATTCCATTCCTCACTATTAACTAAGTTAAAGCTTTGTTATTTCTAAAATCCGATGTACTAAACATTTTATCATATCTGTAATGTCatgttattttgttatttttgcatattactcaTTAATCCAATTAATGGATTAATGACTATCATTTTGTGTTaaaactgaaatttcaaaatttaaaaagtattagGACTTAGAATGAGTCAAATGAAGAATATGGATCAAATCTACAATTGCATCCATAGTACGAAACCAGTAATTGAATTTAATCAAGCCAATTTAAATGTTACTATTTGGGTTagtactaaaattttaaattttgaagaagtacaatgactaaaattgatcaaattaaagtacatgGACTAATAGTAAGATTTAACcatttttcttctctttatttGAAAAGGTATAATGTCAAATTTGGTATTTGTACTTTCAAAAAATGGCTAATGTGATAcctaaactattaatatgtagTATATTATGGTACTTGTACTGTCATAAAATGTCCAATGtgatacctgtaacacccctaacccgtatcagtcaccggaatagggttaccagGCATTACTGAGCTTACACATTAGCATTTGTACAAAACCGAGTCAGaaatttgcattccaaatcaaaattttgaaatttcatcaaaagtccttaatatgggcctatggggcccaatacatgctttggaagtggtttgggattacactggcaactttggaaatttatcCTTGAAGataagggcacacgcccgtgtggcttgggacatggccgtgtggctagcCTATGGGAATCACATGGCTATGTGACCAGCCCGTGTGGAATTatgacttgcaatttcttaagtaCAAAAGGGGCAAACAGCTTGGGTACACTCCCGTGTGGCTAGGCCCTGTGGTATACtgatttttcactatttttaagccattttcacatggtttTAACACATGATCATGTTTAAAACCCATGTCCTTCACATGAccaaacacacggccgtgtcttctGCCCGTGTACTATCTTGACTTCATATT
The Gossypium arboreum isolate Shixiya-1 chromosome 10, ASM2569848v2, whole genome shotgun sequence genome window above contains:
- the LOC108487016 gene encoding ras-related protein RABF1, with protein sequence MGCSSSLPDRSSGRSTGLNNADNPEGPDAKNLRVKLVLLGDSGVGKSCIVLRFVRGQFDPTSKVTVGASFLSQTIALQDSTTVKFEIWDTAGQERYAALAPLYYRGAGVAVIVYDITSPESFTKAQYWVKELQKHGSPGIVMALVGNKADLQEKREVPVQDGIDYAEKNGMFFIETSAKTADNINQLFEEIAKRLPRPSPS